One Microbacterium sp. W4I20 DNA window includes the following coding sequences:
- a CDS encoding LysR substrate-binding domain-containing protein, producing the protein MELQQLRYVVEVAATSSFTRAAERCFVTQSALSHQIAALERELGQRLFVRSSRRVRLTEAGEAFVPHARAALLAAEQAKEDAAAVAGDVVGTLRLGVIPTVTAVGLPALLVAYRAAHPSARVELRVGNSDSLTAAVRDGDLDVVLLGLREGQAPSGVASRVLSSDRLVAVLPPGHDLAASASVDLRDLAGMTFADFPASTSGRAQSDAAFTAAGIERDVVFEADSAELMLGLVAAGLAIALLAPGVIVRSGVDVVAVEVRDGPKRVEYVAWDVAAPRSVARAFLAILANHERL; encoded by the coding sequence ATGGAGTTGCAGCAGCTGAGGTATGTCGTCGAGGTCGCCGCGACGTCGAGCTTCACTCGCGCTGCGGAGCGCTGTTTCGTCACCCAGTCGGCTCTGAGTCATCAGATCGCCGCGCTCGAACGCGAACTCGGGCAGCGGCTCTTCGTACGATCGAGTCGCAGAGTGCGCCTCACCGAGGCCGGGGAGGCGTTCGTTCCTCACGCGCGAGCGGCGCTGCTCGCCGCAGAGCAGGCGAAGGAGGATGCGGCGGCCGTCGCCGGGGACGTCGTCGGAACTCTGCGCCTCGGAGTCATCCCGACGGTCACCGCCGTCGGCCTGCCCGCGCTGCTCGTCGCGTACCGCGCGGCGCATCCGTCGGCTCGTGTGGAACTGCGGGTGGGCAACAGTGACTCGTTGACGGCGGCGGTCCGCGATGGCGATCTCGACGTGGTGCTCCTCGGGCTCCGAGAGGGCCAGGCTCCGAGCGGCGTCGCCTCGCGGGTGCTCTCGTCCGATCGTCTGGTCGCGGTCCTCCCGCCTGGCCACGACCTCGCGGCATCGGCATCCGTCGATCTTCGCGACCTGGCGGGCATGACGTTCGCGGACTTCCCCGCCTCGACGTCGGGTCGCGCACAGAGCGACGCGGCGTTCACCGCAGCCGGTATCGAACGCGACGTGGTCTTCGAGGCGGATTCCGCCGAGCTGATGCTCGGTCTGGTGGCCGCCGGCCTCGCGATCGCACTGCTGGCTCCCGGAGTCATCGTGCGGTCGGGAGTCGATGTGGTCGCCGTCGAGGTGCGGGACGGCCCGAAAAGGGTCGAGTACGTGGCATGGGATGTGGCTGCGCCACGCAGCGTCGCCCGGGCGTTCCTCGCGATTCTCGCGAACCACGAGCGCCTCTGA
- a CDS encoding TetR/AcrR family transcriptional regulator, with protein MNSTGRAGRPRASSRETLAEAACELFLERGYDATSVADITQRAGVSRSSFFNYFTSKSDVLWSGIDERIEHAAASLRDLGQGAAGDSVRGILLQIVRDFAPDPLALALRNAQAMGLEDELVRDTGLRHARLAAAVSSAATAAGYDVLKADILGAAHAAAVLSSLRVWAEQGAGRGSPETVLREALGTIHDLPWAD; from the coding sequence ATGAACTCCACCGGTCGAGCAGGTCGTCCCCGCGCCTCGTCGCGCGAGACGCTCGCCGAAGCGGCCTGCGAGCTGTTCCTGGAGCGCGGTTACGACGCGACCTCGGTGGCCGACATCACGCAGCGCGCCGGAGTGAGCCGGTCGAGCTTCTTCAACTACTTCACCTCGAAGAGCGACGTGCTGTGGTCGGGCATCGACGAGAGGATCGAGCACGCGGCAGCGTCGCTCCGCGACCTCGGTCAAGGGGCGGCGGGTGACTCGGTGCGCGGCATCCTGCTCCAGATCGTCCGGGACTTCGCACCCGACCCGCTTGCGCTGGCGCTGCGCAACGCACAGGCGATGGGGCTGGAGGACGAGCTCGTGCGCGACACCGGACTCCGCCACGCGCGCCTGGCGGCGGCCGTGTCTTCCGCTGCCACGGCAGCCGGCTACGACGTGCTCAAGGCCGACATCCTCGGTGCCGCCCACGCAGCGGCAGTGCTCTCCTCGCTGAGGGTCTGGGCCGAGCAGGGCGCCGGTCGTGGCTCGCCCGAGACCGTTCTTCGTGAGGCGCTCGGAACCATCCACGACCTCCCCTGGGCGGATTGA
- the lipA gene encoding lipoyl synthase gives MTAAAPEGRKLLRLEIRNAETPIERKPEWIKTKAKMGPEYTALYSLVKSEDLHTVCQEAGCPNIFECWEDREATFLIGGSQCTRRCDFCQIDTGKPDAYDTDEPRRVAESVQKMGLRYATVTSVARDDLPDTGAWLNAETVRKIHELNPNTGVELLANEHNADPAFLGQIFDARPEVFAHNVETVPRIFKRIRPAFRYERSLDVLTQGRNAGLITKSNLILGMGEEPEEVVQALQDLHEAGCDIITITQYLRPTPRHLPVARWVKPAEFVEFKEEAERIGFLGVLAGPLVRSSYRAGRLWAQSMASKGREIPSHLAHIAESADLGFAQAV, from the coding sequence ATGACCGCCGCCGCACCCGAGGGACGAAAGCTCCTCCGCCTCGAGATCCGCAATGCCGAGACGCCCATCGAGCGAAAGCCCGAGTGGATCAAGACCAAGGCGAAGATGGGCCCGGAATACACCGCCCTGTATTCGCTCGTGAAGAGCGAAGACCTGCACACCGTGTGCCAGGAGGCCGGCTGCCCGAACATCTTCGAGTGCTGGGAGGACCGCGAGGCCACCTTCCTCATCGGCGGATCGCAGTGCACGCGACGCTGCGACTTCTGTCAGATCGACACCGGCAAGCCCGACGCCTACGACACCGACGAGCCGCGCCGAGTGGCCGAGAGCGTGCAGAAGATGGGACTCCGCTACGCCACCGTGACGAGTGTCGCACGCGACGACCTGCCCGACACGGGCGCGTGGCTCAACGCCGAGACCGTGCGTAAGATCCACGAACTCAACCCGAACACAGGCGTCGAGCTGCTCGCGAACGAGCACAACGCCGATCCGGCTTTCCTTGGCCAGATCTTCGACGCCCGACCCGAGGTCTTCGCGCATAACGTCGAAACCGTTCCCCGTATCTTCAAGCGGATCCGTCCGGCTTTCCGCTACGAGCGGTCGCTCGACGTCCTGACGCAGGGACGCAACGCCGGACTCATCACCAAGTCGAACCTGATCCTCGGCATGGGCGAGGAGCCCGAAGAGGTGGTGCAGGCCCTGCAGGATCTGCACGAGGCCGGATGCGACATCATCACGATCACGCAGTACCTCCGGCCGACGCCACGCCATCTCCCCGTCGCGCGCTGGGTGAAGCCGGCGGAGTTCGTGGAGTTCAAGGAGGAGGCGGAGCGGATCGGATTCCTCGGTGTGCTCGCCGGTCCCCTGGTGCGGTCCTCGTACCGGGCGGGGCGGCTGTGGGCGCAGTCGATGGCATCGAAGGGCCGTGAGATCCCGTCACACCTGGCCCACATCGCGGAGAGCGCAGACCTGGGCTTCGCTCAGGCCGTGTAG
- the ffh gene encoding signal recognition particle protein has product MATFGTLSDRLTETFRNLRTKGKLTAADVDGTVREIRRALLDADVALVVVKDFTAKVRERALGDEVSKALNPAQQVVQIVNEELVQILGGEQRRLQFAKTAPTVIMLAGLQGSGKTTFAGKLAKQLEGEGHTPLLVAADLQRPNAVNQLQVVAQQAGATVYAPEPGNGVGDPVKVSRDGVEHARRHQHDVVIIDTAGRLGVDAELMKQAADIRKAVDPDEVLFVIDAMIGQDAVNTAKAFQEGVDFTGVVLSKLDGDARGGAALSVASVTGRPIIFASTGERLEDLEPFYPDRMASRILDLGDILTLIEQAQQAFDEEEAMKMAEKLATEAFTLEDFLEQLQQMKKMGSMKKMLGMLPGMGQMKQQLEDFDEREIDRTEAIIRSMTPGERRNPKVLNGSRRLRIARGSGMTVTDVNQLVQRFEQAAKMMKTVARGGTPNIPGMGAVPGMGRPGASSKRGKKGKSSGGSRSGNPAKRAAENAGVASTSAPTGSGFGLGGGAPQQPSEADLAEIQKLFGKS; this is encoded by the coding sequence ATGGCTACCTTTGGCACGCTCTCCGATCGGCTCACCGAGACCTTCCGCAACCTTCGCACGAAGGGCAAGCTCACCGCGGCTGACGTCGACGGCACCGTGCGCGAGATCCGTCGCGCGCTGCTCGACGCCGACGTCGCACTCGTCGTGGTGAAGGACTTCACGGCGAAGGTGCGCGAGCGCGCGCTCGGCGATGAGGTCAGCAAGGCGCTCAACCCGGCGCAGCAGGTCGTGCAGATCGTCAACGAGGAGCTCGTGCAGATCCTCGGCGGCGAGCAGCGCCGTCTGCAGTTCGCCAAGACCGCGCCCACCGTCATCATGCTCGCCGGCCTCCAAGGTTCGGGTAAGACCACCTTCGCGGGCAAGCTCGCCAAGCAGCTCGAGGGCGAGGGGCACACGCCCCTTCTGGTCGCCGCCGACCTGCAGCGCCCCAACGCCGTCAACCAGCTTCAGGTGGTTGCCCAGCAGGCCGGTGCCACCGTCTACGCGCCCGAGCCGGGCAACGGCGTCGGCGACCCGGTGAAGGTCTCGCGTGACGGCGTCGAGCACGCCCGCCGGCACCAGCACGACGTCGTCATCATCGACACCGCCGGTCGCCTCGGCGTCGATGCCGAGCTGATGAAGCAGGCCGCCGACATCCGCAAGGCCGTCGACCCCGACGAGGTGCTGTTCGTCATCGACGCGATGATCGGTCAGGACGCCGTCAACACGGCCAAGGCCTTCCAGGAGGGCGTCGACTTCACCGGCGTCGTGCTCTCGAAGCTCGACGGCGATGCGCGCGGTGGTGCGGCGCTGTCCGTCGCATCCGTGACCGGTCGGCCGATTATCTTCGCCTCGACGGGTGAGCGTCTCGAAGACCTCGAGCCGTTCTACCCCGACCGCATGGCGAGTCGCATCCTCGACCTCGGCGACATCCTGACCCTCATCGAACAGGCCCAGCAGGCCTTCGATGAGGAAGAGGCCATGAAGATGGCCGAGAAGCTTGCGACCGAGGCCTTCACGCTGGAGGACTTCCTCGAGCAGCTGCAGCAGATGAAGAAGATGGGCTCGATGAAGAAGATGCTCGGGATGCTCCCGGGTATGGGCCAGATGAAGCAGCAGCTCGAGGACTTCGACGAGCGCGAGATCGACCGCACCGAGGCCATCATCCGTTCGATGACGCCCGGCGAGCGTCGCAACCCGAAGGTGCTCAACGGTTCGCGCCGCCTGCGCATCGCGCGCGGCTCCGGCATGACCGTCACCGACGTCAACCAGCTCGTGCAGAGGTTCGAGCAGGCGGCCAAGATGATGAAGACCGTCGCGCGAGGCGGCACCCCGAACATCCCCGGGATGGGTGCGGTTCCCGGCATGGGTCGCCCTGGCGCCTCGTCGAAGCGCGGCAAGAAGGGCAAGTCGTCCGGCGGATCCCGCTCGGGCAACCCCGCGAAGCGCGCTGCCGAGAACGCCGGTGTCGCATCGACTTCGGCTCCGACCGGCTCCGGCTTCGGCCTGGGCGGTGGAGCACCTCAGCAGCCGAGCGAGGCTGACCTCGCCGAGATCCAGAAGCTCTTCGGCAAGAGCTGA
- the ftsY gene encoding signal recognition particle-docking protein FtsY — protein MAEKSWSLGRALRGMFVKPTIDETTWEDLETALITADFGPDISERIVEELRQKVDRYRTTDPQDLQRMLRETLEEHFAKFDTTLKLTERPAVVLVVGVNGVGKTTTIGKFTKFLRGFQRSVVVGAADTFRAAAVDQLATWAQRGGAAIVRPQQEGQDPASVAFQTVDYAKREGIEIAIIDTAGRLHTKGGLMDELGKIRRVIEKQAPISEVLLVLDATTGQNGVLQAQSFLEHAGVTGLVITKLDGSAKGGFVLAVQERTGIPVKLLGQGEGIDDLTGFTPHVFVQSLVG, from the coding sequence ATGGCGGAGAAGTCCTGGTCTCTCGGTCGCGCACTGCGCGGCATGTTCGTCAAGCCCACCATCGACGAGACGACCTGGGAGGACCTCGAGACCGCGCTCATCACCGCCGACTTCGGCCCTGACATCAGCGAGCGCATCGTGGAGGAGCTGCGTCAGAAGGTCGATCGGTACCGCACGACGGATCCGCAGGACCTGCAGCGGATGCTGCGCGAGACGCTCGAGGAGCACTTCGCGAAGTTCGACACCACCCTCAAGCTCACCGAGCGCCCCGCGGTGGTTCTTGTCGTCGGAGTCAACGGCGTCGGGAAGACCACGACCATCGGCAAGTTCACGAAGTTCCTCCGTGGCTTCCAGCGGAGCGTGGTGGTCGGTGCGGCAGACACCTTCCGTGCGGCGGCCGTCGACCAACTCGCCACCTGGGCGCAGCGCGGGGGAGCGGCGATCGTCCGTCCTCAGCAGGAGGGGCAGGATCCGGCATCCGTCGCGTTCCAGACCGTCGACTACGCGAAGCGCGAGGGGATCGAGATCGCGATCATCGACACCGCGGGGCGCCTGCACACCAAGGGCGGCCTGATGGACGAGCTCGGCAAGATCCGCCGCGTGATCGAGAAGCAGGCGCCGATCAGCGAGGTGCTGCTCGTCCTCGACGCGACGACGGGTCAAAACGGCGTGCTCCAGGCGCAGTCCTTCCTCGAGCACGCGGGCGTCACCGGACTGGTCATCACGAAGCTCGATGGCTCCGCCAAGGGCGGCTTCGTCCTCGCGGTGCAGGAGCGCACCGGCATCCCGGTGAAGCTTCTCGGGCAGGGTGAGGGGATCGATGATCTCACCGGTTTCACCCCCCATGTTTTCGTCCAATCGCTGGTCGGTTGA
- a CDS encoding DUF2004 domain-containing protein, with translation MAIEHDYFGLLSSGPDGSIFWSETVELGDQSVTVDLTAPDQDDVSADALDIAASLIAGLESVDDTARRGMLSEVDDRTSEVTEYILQQQEAYGDDLPDVLVDVSGDPAVDIIRSLRLMSMTILADEHGGSEPFAVLEYALDDTSSDDVLLVNLGSDGGVQSVMSAD, from the coding sequence ATGGCGATCGAACACGACTACTTCGGACTCCTGTCGTCCGGTCCGGACGGCTCGATCTTCTGGTCCGAGACGGTGGAGCTGGGGGACCAGAGCGTCACCGTCGACCTCACGGCGCCCGACCAGGACGACGTCTCCGCAGACGCCCTCGACATCGCCGCCTCTCTCATCGCCGGGCTGGAGAGCGTCGACGACACCGCACGCCGGGGCATGCTCTCCGAGGTCGACGATCGCACGAGCGAAGTGACCGAGTACATCCTCCAGCAGCAGGAGGCCTACGGGGACGACCTCCCCGATGTGCTCGTCGACGTCTCGGGCGATCCCGCCGTCGACATCATCCGGTCTCTGCGGCTCATGAGCATGACGATCCTCGCGGACGAGCACGGCGGATCCGAACCCTTCGCCGTGTTGGAGTACGCGCTCGACGACACCTCCAGCGACGACGTGCTGCTCGTGAACCTCGGTTCCGACGGCGGCGTGCAGTCCGTGATGAGCGCCGACTGA
- a CDS encoding RNA polymerase sigma factor: protein MRRSDEPVSKALESCSADILNYLARRVGPDDAPDLLGETMVTAWRRGRDLPDEPERARMWLFGIARGTLQNHARGARRRWALADRIRLHVQGETTAPPSDAGAEVRDAIERLDPDLAEVVRLVHWDGFSLTDAAELLGIPSSTVRGRYQRAKSELRAALSVEAPLA, encoded by the coding sequence GTGAGGCGTTCGGACGAGCCGGTCTCGAAAGCACTCGAGAGCTGCAGCGCCGACATCCTGAACTACCTCGCCCGACGCGTCGGTCCTGACGACGCGCCCGACCTCCTCGGCGAGACCATGGTCACCGCCTGGCGCCGGGGTCGTGACCTCCCGGACGAGCCAGAGCGTGCGCGGATGTGGCTGTTCGGCATCGCTCGCGGAACCCTGCAGAACCACGCGCGGGGCGCCCGGCGACGCTGGGCCCTGGCCGATCGCATCCGACTCCATGTGCAGGGCGAGACCACCGCTCCACCCTCGGATGCCGGTGCAGAGGTGCGCGACGCGATCGAGCGGCTCGATCCCGACCTCGCGGAAGTCGTGCGCCTGGTGCACTGGGATGGGTTCTCGCTCACGGACGCGGCCGAGCTCCTCGGCATTCCGTCATCCACGGTGCGCGGTCGCTATCAGCGGGCGAAGAGCGAGCTTCGTGCCGCGCTGAGCGTGGAGGCTCCGCTCGCGTAG
- a CDS encoding MIP/aquaporin family protein, producing MADVNLGLYFLSELVGTAMLILLGCGVVANVALAKNKGFAGGFLMVNWGWGLAVFAGVLASAYSGAILNPAVGIGLLVAGKISFVMFLTATGAELLGAIIGAVLTWLAYKQHFDEEPEAANKLGVFSTGPAIRSYGWNLVTEIIGTFVLVFVIFAFADYGDIEVGTPGGLGPLTALPVALLVVAIGASLGGPTGYAINPARDLGPRIAHAILPIKGKGSSDWSYSWVPVVGPLLGGVLAALAAPALLGLAG from the coding sequence ATGGCTGATGTGAATCTCGGTCTCTACTTCCTGTCGGAGTTGGTCGGCACAGCGATGCTGATCCTCCTCGGTTGTGGTGTGGTCGCCAACGTCGCTCTCGCGAAGAACAAGGGCTTCGCCGGCGGCTTCCTGATGGTCAACTGGGGATGGGGCCTCGCGGTCTTCGCCGGTGTGCTCGCCTCCGCGTACTCCGGTGCCATCCTCAACCCCGCTGTCGGCATCGGCCTGCTGGTCGCCGGCAAGATCTCGTTCGTGATGTTCCTGACGGCCACCGGTGCTGAACTGCTCGGCGCGATCATCGGTGCCGTCCTCACGTGGCTCGCCTACAAGCAGCACTTCGACGAGGAGCCGGAGGCCGCCAACAAGCTCGGCGTCTTCTCGACCGGTCCCGCGATCCGCTCGTACGGCTGGAACCTGGTCACCGAGATCATCGGCACGTTCGTGCTGGTGTTCGTGATCTTCGCGTTCGCGGACTACGGCGACATCGAGGTCGGCACGCCCGGAGGCCTCGGACCGCTCACCGCGCTCCCCGTCGCGCTGCTCGTCGTCGCGATCGGCGCCTCGCTCGGTGGACCGACCGGCTACGCCATCAACCCGGCCCGTGACCTCGGCCCGCGCATCGCCCACGCCATCCTGCCGATCAAGGGCAAGGGCTCCAGCGACTGGTCCTACTCGTGGGTCCCCGTCGTCGGTCCGCTCCTCGGTGGTGTGCTCGCCGCTCTCGCCGCTCCCGCGCTCCTCGGCCTCGCCGGCTGA
- the glpK gene encoding glycerol kinase GlpK, translated as MADYIIAIDQGTTSSRAIIFDKKGSIIESGQKEHEQILPKAGWVEHDAAEIWRNVQEVIGLALSRADLTRHDIAAIGITNQRETAVVWDRTTGKPVYNAIVWQDTRTQEIVDRLAADGGGDRFKDIVGLPLATYFSGTKIAWILENVDGAREKAEAGDLAFGTTDSWVLWNLTGGVDGGVHATDVTNASRTMFMDLETLEWRDDILEVFGVPRSMMPEIRSSSEVYGNAEDSSLLRETPIAGILGDQQAATFGQAAFQTGESKNTYGTGCFLIFNTGEEIVHSKNGLLTTVGYKLGDGPTHYALEGSIAVTGSLIQWLRDQLGIISSAPEVEKLAEQVDDNGGVYIVPAFSGLFAPYWRPDARGAIVGLTRYANKNHIARAALEAVAFQTRDVLDAVNADAGVDLTELKVDGGMVANDALMQFQADVLGVPVVRPVVAETTALGAAYAAGLAVGFWNGLDDLSANWQEDKRWEPLMEAGERDRQLRLWRKAVTKSMDWVDEDVN; from the coding sequence GTGGCTGACTACATCATCGCCATCGACCAGGGAACGACCTCGAGCCGCGCCATCATCTTCGACAAGAAGGGGAGCATCATCGAGTCGGGCCAGAAGGAGCACGAGCAGATCCTTCCGAAGGCCGGCTGGGTCGAGCACGATGCCGCCGAGATCTGGCGCAACGTGCAGGAGGTCATCGGGCTCGCGCTGAGCCGCGCCGACCTCACCCGTCACGACATCGCCGCGATCGGCATCACCAACCAGCGCGAGACCGCGGTGGTGTGGGACCGGACGACCGGCAAGCCGGTCTACAACGCGATCGTCTGGCAGGACACCCGCACGCAGGAGATCGTCGACCGTCTCGCGGCCGATGGCGGCGGAGACCGGTTCAAGGACATCGTCGGCCTTCCGCTGGCGACGTACTTCTCCGGCACCAAGATCGCCTGGATCCTCGAGAACGTCGACGGTGCCCGTGAGAAGGCGGAGGCGGGTGACCTCGCCTTCGGCACCACCGACAGCTGGGTGCTCTGGAACCTCACCGGCGGCGTGGACGGCGGTGTGCATGCGACCGATGTCACCAACGCCTCCCGGACCATGTTCATGGACCTCGAGACGCTCGAGTGGCGCGACGACATCCTCGAGGTGTTCGGCGTGCCGCGCTCGATGATGCCGGAGATCCGCTCCTCCTCCGAGGTGTACGGCAACGCGGAGGACTCCTCTCTGCTGCGTGAGACGCCGATCGCCGGCATCCTCGGCGACCAGCAGGCGGCGACCTTCGGCCAGGCGGCGTTCCAGACCGGTGAGAGCAAGAACACCTACGGCACGGGCTGCTTCCTGATCTTCAACACGGGCGAGGAGATCGTCCACTCGAAGAACGGGCTGCTCACCACCGTCGGCTACAAGCTCGGTGACGGTCCGACCCACTACGCGCTCGAGGGTTCGATCGCCGTCACGGGCTCGCTGATCCAGTGGCTCCGGGACCAGCTCGGCATCATCTCTTCGGCCCCCGAGGTCGAGAAGCTGGCCGAGCAGGTCGACGACAACGGCGGCGTGTACATCGTCCCGGCTTTCTCGGGACTCTTCGCTCCGTACTGGCGACCGGATGCTCGCGGCGCGATCGTCGGCCTCACCCGCTACGCGAACAAGAACCACATCGCTCGCGCGGCGCTCGAGGCCGTGGCGTTCCAGACGCGCGACGTGCTCGACGCGGTCAACGCGGATGCCGGAGTCGACCTCACCGAGCTGAAGGTCGACGGCGGCATGGTCGCGAACGATGCACTCATGCAGTTCCAGGCCGATGTCCTGGGCGTCCCGGTGGTGCGTCCGGTCGTCGCCGAGACCACGGCGCTGGGTGCGGCGTACGCCGCCGGCCTCGCGGTGGGCTTCTGGAACGGCCTGGATGACCTCTCTGCCAACTGGCAGGAGGACAAGCGCTGGGAGCCGTTGATGGAGGCCGGTGAGCGCGACCGTCAGCTGCGCCTGTGGCGCAAGGCCGTCACCAAGTCGATGGACTGGGTCGACGAGGACGTGAACTGA
- the lipB gene encoding lipoyl(octanoyl) transferase LipB: protein MLDILTPGFAPNPVPYTEGWELQRRIHADVVDGTRPDTLILLEHEAVYTAGKRTEPQERPQDGTPVVDVDRGGKITWHGPGQLVGYPIVRLPEPMDVVAHVRRLERLLIDVLRGFGVDGYQVDGRSGVWVRRPLSEDKVAAIGVRVQQGVTMHGFAINCDNSLAGFRGIIPCGITDAGVTTVSETTGTSVSPTDIVEAVIAAFTTEYTTTDLAGVLA, encoded by the coding sequence ATGCTCGACATCCTCACACCCGGTTTCGCTCCGAATCCGGTTCCGTACACAGAGGGCTGGGAGCTGCAGCGTCGCATCCATGCCGACGTCGTCGACGGCACGCGCCCCGACACGCTGATCCTCCTCGAGCACGAAGCGGTGTATACGGCGGGCAAGCGCACAGAGCCCCAGGAGCGACCTCAAGACGGCACGCCTGTGGTCGACGTCGATCGCGGCGGGAAGATCACCTGGCACGGACCGGGTCAGCTGGTCGGGTATCCGATCGTGCGTCTGCCGGAGCCGATGGACGTCGTCGCCCACGTGCGCCGCCTCGAGCGCCTCCTGATCGACGTGCTCCGTGGCTTCGGTGTCGACGGGTACCAGGTCGACGGCCGGAGCGGGGTGTGGGTGCGCCGCCCGCTGTCCGAGGACAAGGTCGCGGCCATCGGAGTACGCGTACAGCAGGGCGTGACGATGCATGGGTTCGCGATCAACTGCGACAACTCCCTCGCCGGCTTCCGCGGCATCATCCCGTGCGGCATCACCGACGCCGGGGTCACGACTGTCAGCGAGACGACCGGCACTTCGGTCTCCCCCACCGACATCGTCGAGGCCGTGATCGCGGCCTTCACCACCGAATACACGACCACCGACCTCGCCGGAGTTCTCGCATGA
- a CDS encoding EamA family transporter: protein MNRVTILLLTALAPIAWGTTYLVTTELLPLGHPLFAGLLRSLPAGLLAIAVSRRLPRGTWWWKAFALGGLNIGAFFPLLFLAAERLPGGVAAAVAGAQPLIVLVLGSLVLQERIRPATAAAAVAGAGGVALVVLGPAASLDLWGILAALGGVTATGVGMILTKRWGRPSGVGPIAYAGWQLAAGGLLLLPVTLLVEGVPATIDGGAALGYLWLGTAGGIVAYTLWFRGIQQLPVIAPGLLALLSPIVATILGALIAGEAFTAVQVIGFTIALGALVSGQIFARRGRMTSPAAEPTAAPALAAPR, encoded by the coding sequence ATGAACCGAGTCACCATCCTCCTGCTGACGGCACTGGCCCCGATCGCCTGGGGAACGACGTACCTCGTCACGACCGAGCTCCTCCCCCTCGGGCATCCGCTGTTCGCGGGACTGCTCCGTTCTCTGCCCGCCGGCCTGCTCGCCATCGCGGTCAGCCGCCGACTCCCTCGAGGCACCTGGTGGTGGAAGGCGTTCGCGCTCGGCGGGCTCAACATCGGAGCCTTCTTCCCGCTCCTGTTCCTCGCGGCAGAGCGGCTCCCCGGCGGCGTCGCGGCGGCGGTCGCGGGCGCGCAGCCGCTCATCGTGCTGGTGCTCGGCTCACTCGTGCTGCAGGAGAGGATCCGGCCGGCCACCGCGGCGGCGGCGGTCGCAGGCGCTGGTGGAGTCGCGCTCGTCGTGCTCGGACCGGCGGCGTCGCTGGACCTCTGGGGAATCCTGGCGGCGCTCGGGGGCGTCACCGCCACCGGCGTGGGCATGATCCTGACCAAGCGCTGGGGCCGCCCGTCCGGCGTCGGCCCGATCGCCTACGCCGGGTGGCAGCTGGCCGCGGGCGGACTCCTCCTGCTGCCGGTGACGTTGCTGGTCGAGGGCGTGCCCGCCACGATCGACGGCGGCGCGGCGCTCGGGTATCTCTGGCTCGGGACCGCCGGCGGAATCGTGGCGTACACACTGTGGTTCCGCGGCATCCAGCAGCTGCCCGTCATCGCTCCCGGACTGCTCGCGCTGCTCTCCCCCATCGTCGCGACGATCCTGGGCGCGCTGATCGCCGGAGAAGCGTTCACGGCCGTGCAGGTGATCGGCTTCACGATCGCCCTCGGCGCGCTTGTCTCCGGTCAGATCTTCGCCCGCAGGGGGCGGATGACCAGCCCTGCGGCAGAGCCCACCGCGGCGCCCGCTCTCGCGGCGCCGCGCTGA